In Papaver somniferum cultivar HN1 chromosome 1, ASM357369v1, whole genome shotgun sequence, a genomic segment contains:
- the LOC113305191 gene encoding uncharacterized protein LOC113305191, whose translation MGKITKRKKKGRPPKADLSILRRSKVTDPPPESALRRSVRSRNLPYSDDQFYDDIEGEEEEDSEDEEEEEEKRRKKKMKLVMRLASSGQTKVDSSLLTRNDETTTPAPDSASSSDSKPFKKRRINDDDEDDANANVDVDEEVRSDDQKKDGKREKKDTRRSESLSGFEGNYSNGIPLPDKKEIDLIMDKLQKKDTYGVYAELVDTEELPDYLEMIENPMDFGTIRKNLEKGTYTKLEQLEADVFLLCSNAMEYNSPDTVYFKQARSIQELARKKFHRLKVNYKRSEAEIKIDQTKRSNVVMKKSTKKTPCKVVQEPVGSDFSAGVTLTTRANLVNQSNTVHAGSYGVPGNYISFGDRNSFLLEHKSEKAEEQVSGKGLQSKFGKKPIVLDDDRRATYGMTSQHLVNEDSTFTIFEGDTSQLVAAGLHTDHCYARSLARFAATLGPAAWKVASRRIEQVLPGDFRFGRGWVGEYEPLPTSILVLENSMPKELSINSQKTEDIKKDDQIVEESLKAKQNVTLGRETVNLPRVSCASISEEFARERHFSYPMSNGLNSGVVSVSGPKPVVNVIGQQQNPQVSSNVLKQVDMHSSSSFRKDHMNVASREKPMSNSHMTIPRLQEMDSRNRVLSQSASFSHPLSNGIVVGGLPNGKAVNSCASSHRATSFSSDVVPSKQVRLPAFPHGNHEQGLSDPVQMLRMMANKTHNQQNSANHPMAEAIQSRRDDAVAVATPPQAWMTLGNANPARKHQSDSQVHFETAASGGFQTQTDKNRFPQAFLPQAMRIGENTRPVFSQQQRMTDTKFHVQSPQQGLGPQTQTNSKQDTLPPDLNIGFPSSGSPVRLSSGVLLDSQLPDLALQL comes from the exons ATGGGAAAAATCacgaaaaggaagaagaaaggcCGGCCACCAAAGGCGGATCTCTCAATACTACGGCGGAGTAAAGTAACAGATCCGCCACCTGAATCTGCCCTTCGTAGAAGTGTAAGAAGCCGAAATCTACCATATAGTGATGACCAGTTTTACGATGATAtcgaaggtgaagaagaagaagactctgaagatgaagaagaagaggaagagaaaagaagaaaaaagaaaatgaagttaGTAATGAGATTAGCTTCATCTGGTCAAACTAAAGTTGACTCATCACTGTTGACTCGAAACGATGAAACCACTACTCCTGCTCCAGATTCTGCATCCTCTTCAGACAGTAAACCATTTAAGAAAAGAAGAATCAACgatgacgatgaagatgatgccaATGCTAAtgttgatgttgatgaagaaGTTAGATCTGATGATCAAAAAAAG GATGGAAAACGGGAAAAGAAGGATACAAGAAGGTCAGAATCTCTATCAG GGTTTGAAGGCAACTATTCAAATGGGATACCATTACCGGATAAGAAAGAAATCGATTTGATTATGGATAAGCTTCAGAA GAAAGACACATATGGTGTTTATGCAGAGCTGGTTGACACAGAAGAG CTTCCGGATTATCTTGAAATGATTGAGAATCCCATGGATTTTGGCACCATAAGGAAGAATTTGGAAAAGGGAACATACACAAAGTTGGAACAACTTGAG GCTGATGTGTTTCTGTTATGCTCAAATGCAATGGAATATAATTCTCCAGATACTGTCTACTTTAAACAG GCACGCTCGATACAAGAGCTGGCAAGAAAGAAATTCCACAGGCTAAAGGTTAATTATAAACGCTCTGAGGCGGAAATCAAGATTGATCAGACAAAAAGATCCAATGTTGTAATGAAAAAATCGACAAAGAAGACACCATGCAAAGTAGTACAGGAACCTGTTGGCTCTGATTTCTCCGCAGGTGTAACTCTTACCACCAGGGCCAATCTTGTTAATCAGTCAAACACGGTACATGCTGGCAGTTATGGGGTGCCCGGCAATTATATTAGTTTTGGAGATCGAAACTCTTTCCTGCTTGAACATAAATCTGAAAAGGCTGAGGAGCAAGTTTCAG GGAAGGGATTGCAGTCTAAATTTGGAAAGAAACCTATTGTGTTGGATGATGATCGACGTGCGACCTATGGTATGACCAGTCAACATTTGGTGAATGAGGACTCGACGTTTACAATTTTTGAGGGCGACACCAGCCAGCTGGTTGCA GCTGGACTACATACAGATCATTGTTATGCAAGAAGTTTGGCTCGTTTTGCTGCAACACTAGGACCTGCTGCTTGGAAAGTTGCTTCCCGAagaattgagcaagtgttgccaGGGGATTTTAGATTTGGACGCGGCTGGGTTGGAGAATATGAACCCCTACCAACCTCTATACTGGTTCTTGAAAACAGTATGCCGAAAGAGCtttctataaattcacagaagaCAGAGGATATAAAAAAAGATGACCAGATTGTAGAGGAAAGTTTGAAGGCTAAACAAAACGTGACTCTTGGCCGTGAAACTGTAAATTTGCCGAGGGTGTCATGTGCGAGTATATCAGAGGAATTTGCAAGGGAGAGGCACTTTAGTTATCCTATGTCAAACGGATTGAATTCAGGTGTGGTTAGTGTTTCCGGTCCCAAACCTGTTGTTAATGTCATAGGTCAGCAGCAAAATCCACAAGTATCAAGTAATGTGTTAAAGCAAGTTGATATgcactcttcttcttcattcagaAAGGACCATATGAATGTTGCTTCACGAGAGAAGCCCATGAGCAACTCACATATGACAATTCCAAGATTGCAGGAGATGGATTCAAGGAACAGGGTTCTTTCACAATCTGCATCTTTCAGTCATCCCCTAAGTAATGGGATTGTTGTTGGAGGACTGCCTAATGGGAAAGCTGTGAACAGTTGTGCAAGTAGTCATAGAGCAACTAGTTTTTCCTCTGATGTTGTTCCCAGCAAACAGGTTAGACTACCCGCATTTCCTCATGGAAACCATGAACAAGGCTTAAGTGACCCGGTGCAAATGCTGAGAATGATGGCAAATAAGACACACAATCAGCAGAATTCCGCCAACCATCCTATGGCTGAGGCTATACAGTCAAGAAGAGATGATGCCGTTGCGGTCGCCACCCCTCCTCAGGCATGGATGACCCTAGGAAACGCCAATCCAGCAAGGAAACACCAATCTGATTCACAGGTTCACTTTGAAACTGCTGCTTCAGGGGGATTTCAAACGCAGACAGATAAGAATAGGTTTCCTCAGGCATTTCTTCCGCAAGCTATGCGCATTGGGGAAAACACCAGACCCGTGTTTTCCCAACAACAAAGAATGACGGATACAAAATTTCATGTGCAATCTCCTCAGCAAGGTCTTGGCCCACAAACGCAGACAAACAGCAAACAAGATACTCTTCCACCAGACCTGAACATTGGTTTTCCATCCTCTGGGTCTCCCGTAAGGCTGTCATCTGGCGTTCTACTTGACTCCCAACTACCAGATCTTGCGTTGCAACTCTAA